One genomic window of Oryctolagus cuniculus chromosome 11, mOryCun1.1, whole genome shotgun sequence includes the following:
- the PCED1A gene encoding PC-esterase domain-containing protein 1A isoform X2, translating into MVFCLKNKEARRLSRSAMVHFQASEVQQLLHNKFVVILGDSIQRAVYKDLVLLLQKDSLLTAAQLKAKGELSFEQDQLVAGGQLGELHNGTQYREVRQFCSGSGHHLVRFYFLTRVYSEYLEDVLEELTYGPAPDLVIINSCLWDLSRYGRCSMESYRENLERVFVRMDQVLPDSCLLVWNMAMPLGERVTGGFLLPELQPLAGSLRRDVVEGNFYSATLAGDHCFDVLDLHFHFRHAVRHRHRDGVHWDQHAHRHLSHLLLTHVADAWGVELPKRDSPPDPWIEDWPETDHPFQGSHKQPPGFGEQLALPLPLPSPLPPPLPFPYSLPQPLLPPVFPPLPQDVPLFPGQTFPPHEFFNFKPMEDFSMAPHLGCCPGVNFVPGLLPSQVPGPRGRQRGPVVHRGMPRCASSSPYQVPRMGVPCRPRLRHSDKLIQAHKLDRRPAAHSGTWPG; encoded by the exons ATGGTCTTCTGTCTGAAGAACAAGGAGGCGCGCCGCCTGTCGCGAAGCGCCATGGTCCACTTCCAGGCCTCGGAAGTGCAACAGCTACTACACAACAAGTTCGTGGTCATCTTGGGGGACTCCA TCCAGCGGGCTGTGTACAAGGACCTGGTGCTTCTGCTGCAGAAAGACTCACTGCTCACAGCTGCCCAGCTGAAAGCCAAG ggggagctgaGCTTTGAACAGGACCAGCTGGTCGCTGGGGGCCAGCTAGGCGAGCTGCACAACGGGACGCAGTACCGTGAGGTCCGCCAGTTCTGCTCGGGTTCTGGCCACCACCTTGTGCGCTTCTACTTCCTCACTCGCGTTTACTCCGAGTACCTCGAGGACGTCTTGGAGGAGCTGACCTACGGGCCTGCTCCGGACCTGGTCATCATCAACTCCTGCCTCTGGGATCTCTCCAg ATATGGCCGCTGCTCCATGGAGAGCTACCGGGAAAACCTGGAGCGAGTATTTGTGCGCATGGACCAGGTGTTGCCTGACTCCTGCCTGCTGGTGTGGAACATGGCAATGCCCCTGGGGGAGCGTGTCACTGGGGGTTTCCTCCTGCCAGAG ctccagcccctggctggctcTCTGCGGCGGGACGTGGTTGAAGGGAACTTCTACAGCGCGACACTGGCTGGAGACCACTGTTTCGACGTCCTAGACCTCCACTTTCATTTCCGGCATGCCGTACGACACCGTCATCGAGATGGTGTCCACTGGGACCAGCATGCACACCGCCACCTCTCACACCTGCTTCTGACCCATGTGGCTGATGCCTGGGGCGTGGAGCTGCCCAAGCGTGACAGTCCCCCCG ACCCGTGGATTGAGGACTGGCCAGAGACGGATCATCCGTTCCAGGGGAGCCATAAGCAGCCCCCAGGCTTCGGGGAGCAGCTGGCCTTGCCCCTACCCCTGCCCTCTCCTTTACCTCCTCCCTTACCTTTCCCCTACTCCCTCCCTCAGCCCTTGCTGCCTCCCGtgttcccacccctgccccaggatgTCCCCCTTTTCCCCGGCCAGACCTTCCCACCCCATGAATTCTTCAATTTTAAACCAATGGAGGACTTCTCGATGGCACCCCACTTAG GATGTTGCCCTGGAGTGAACTTTGTGCCTGGCCTCCTGCCATCGCAAGTCCCTGGCCCCCGTGGTCGGCAGCGGGGCCCAGTGGTCCACCGCGGGATGCCACGCTGTGCTTCCAGCAGCCCCTACCAGGTGCCGAGGATGGGGGTGCCCTGCAGGCCGCGGCTCAGACACTCAGACAAACTGATCCAAGCACACAAATTGGACAGACGGCCTGCTGCCCATTCTGGGACCTGGCCTGGGTAG
- the PCED1A gene encoding PC-esterase domain-containing protein 1A isoform X1, which translates to MELVAVAGGGMVFCLKNKEARRLSRSAMVHFQASEVQQLLHNKFVVILGDSIQRAVYKDLVLLLQKDSLLTAAQLKAKGELSFEQDQLVAGGQLGELHNGTQYREVRQFCSGSGHHLVRFYFLTRVYSEYLEDVLEELTYGPAPDLVIINSCLWDLSRYGRCSMESYRENLERVFVRMDQVLPDSCLLVWNMAMPLGERVTGGFLLPELQPLAGSLRRDVVEGNFYSATLAGDHCFDVLDLHFHFRHAVRHRHRDGVHWDQHAHRHLSHLLLTHVADAWGVELPKRDSPPDPWIEDWPETDHPFQGSHKQPPGFGEQLALPLPLPSPLPPPLPFPYSLPQPLLPPVFPPLPQDVPLFPGQTFPPHEFFNFKPMEDFSMAPHLGCCPGVNFVPGLLPSQVPGPRGRQRGPVVHRGMPRCASSSPYQVPRMGVPCRPRLRHSDKLIQAHKLDRRPAAHSGTWPG; encoded by the exons ATGGAG CTCGTCGCTGTCGCTGGTGGCGGCATGGTCTTCTGTCTGAAGAACAAGGAGGCGCGCCGCCTGTCGCGAAGCGCCATGGTCCACTTCCAGGCCTCGGAAGTGCAACAGCTACTACACAACAAGTTCGTGGTCATCTTGGGGGACTCCA TCCAGCGGGCTGTGTACAAGGACCTGGTGCTTCTGCTGCAGAAAGACTCACTGCTCACAGCTGCCCAGCTGAAAGCCAAG ggggagctgaGCTTTGAACAGGACCAGCTGGTCGCTGGGGGCCAGCTAGGCGAGCTGCACAACGGGACGCAGTACCGTGAGGTCCGCCAGTTCTGCTCGGGTTCTGGCCACCACCTTGTGCGCTTCTACTTCCTCACTCGCGTTTACTCCGAGTACCTCGAGGACGTCTTGGAGGAGCTGACCTACGGGCCTGCTCCGGACCTGGTCATCATCAACTCCTGCCTCTGGGATCTCTCCAg ATATGGCCGCTGCTCCATGGAGAGCTACCGGGAAAACCTGGAGCGAGTATTTGTGCGCATGGACCAGGTGTTGCCTGACTCCTGCCTGCTGGTGTGGAACATGGCAATGCCCCTGGGGGAGCGTGTCACTGGGGGTTTCCTCCTGCCAGAG ctccagcccctggctggctcTCTGCGGCGGGACGTGGTTGAAGGGAACTTCTACAGCGCGACACTGGCTGGAGACCACTGTTTCGACGTCCTAGACCTCCACTTTCATTTCCGGCATGCCGTACGACACCGTCATCGAGATGGTGTCCACTGGGACCAGCATGCACACCGCCACCTCTCACACCTGCTTCTGACCCATGTGGCTGATGCCTGGGGCGTGGAGCTGCCCAAGCGTGACAGTCCCCCCG ACCCGTGGATTGAGGACTGGCCAGAGACGGATCATCCGTTCCAGGGGAGCCATAAGCAGCCCCCAGGCTTCGGGGAGCAGCTGGCCTTGCCCCTACCCCTGCCCTCTCCTTTACCTCCTCCCTTACCTTTCCCCTACTCCCTCCCTCAGCCCTTGCTGCCTCCCGtgttcccacccctgccccaggatgTCCCCCTTTTCCCCGGCCAGACCTTCCCACCCCATGAATTCTTCAATTTTAAACCAATGGAGGACTTCTCGATGGCACCCCACTTAG GATGTTGCCCTGGAGTGAACTTTGTGCCTGGCCTCCTGCCATCGCAAGTCCCTGGCCCCCGTGGTCGGCAGCGGGGCCCAGTGGTCCACCGCGGGATGCCACGCTGTGCTTCCAGCAGCCCCTACCAGGTGCCGAGGATGGGGGTGCCCTGCAGGCCGCGGCTCAGACACTCAGACAAACTGATCCAAGCACACAAATTGGACAGACGGCCTGCTGCCCATTCTGGGACCTGGCCTGGGTAG
- the PCED1A gene encoding PC-esterase domain-containing protein 1A isoform X3 yields MELVAVAGGGMVFCLKNKEARRLSRSAMVHFQASEVQQLLHNKFVVILGDSIQRAVYKDLVLLLQKDSLLTAAQLKAKGELSFEQDQLVAGGQLGELHNGTQYREVRQFCSGSGHHLVRFYFLTRVYSEYLEDVLEELTYGPAPDLVIINSCLWDLSRYGRCSMESYRENLERVFVRMDQVLPDSCLLVWNMAMPLGERVTGGFLLPELQPLAGSLRRDVVEGNFYSATLAGDHCFDVLDLHFHFRHAVRHRHRDGVHWDQHAHRHLSHLLLTHVADAWGVELPKRDSPPGCCPGVNFVPGLLPSQVPGPRGRQRGPVVHRGMPRCASSSPYQVPRMGVPCRPRLRHSDKLIQAHKLDRRPAAHSGTWPG; encoded by the exons ATGGAG CTCGTCGCTGTCGCTGGTGGCGGCATGGTCTTCTGTCTGAAGAACAAGGAGGCGCGCCGCCTGTCGCGAAGCGCCATGGTCCACTTCCAGGCCTCGGAAGTGCAACAGCTACTACACAACAAGTTCGTGGTCATCTTGGGGGACTCCA TCCAGCGGGCTGTGTACAAGGACCTGGTGCTTCTGCTGCAGAAAGACTCACTGCTCACAGCTGCCCAGCTGAAAGCCAAG ggggagctgaGCTTTGAACAGGACCAGCTGGTCGCTGGGGGCCAGCTAGGCGAGCTGCACAACGGGACGCAGTACCGTGAGGTCCGCCAGTTCTGCTCGGGTTCTGGCCACCACCTTGTGCGCTTCTACTTCCTCACTCGCGTTTACTCCGAGTACCTCGAGGACGTCTTGGAGGAGCTGACCTACGGGCCTGCTCCGGACCTGGTCATCATCAACTCCTGCCTCTGGGATCTCTCCAg ATATGGCCGCTGCTCCATGGAGAGCTACCGGGAAAACCTGGAGCGAGTATTTGTGCGCATGGACCAGGTGTTGCCTGACTCCTGCCTGCTGGTGTGGAACATGGCAATGCCCCTGGGGGAGCGTGTCACTGGGGGTTTCCTCCTGCCAGAG ctccagcccctggctggctcTCTGCGGCGGGACGTGGTTGAAGGGAACTTCTACAGCGCGACACTGGCTGGAGACCACTGTTTCGACGTCCTAGACCTCCACTTTCATTTCCGGCATGCCGTACGACACCGTCATCGAGATGGTGTCCACTGGGACCAGCATGCACACCGCCACCTCTCACACCTGCTTCTGACCCATGTGGCTGATGCCTGGGGCGTGGAGCTGCCCAAGCGTGACAGTCCCCCCG GATGTTGCCCTGGAGTGAACTTTGTGCCTGGCCTCCTGCCATCGCAAGTCCCTGGCCCCCGTGGTCGGCAGCGGGGCCCAGTGGTCCACCGCGGGATGCCACGCTGTGCTTCCAGCAGCCCCTACCAGGTGCCGAGGATGGGGGTGCCCTGCAGGCCGCGGCTCAGACACTCAGACAAACTGATCCAAGCACACAAATTGGACAGACGGCCTGCTGCCCATTCTGGGACCTGGCCTGGGTAG